Sequence from the Streptomyces sp. NBC_00358 genome:
GTGCCCGACCATCGCACAAGCGCACGCGTGGCTACGATGGGCCAGCCGACGGCCAGCAGGGGCCGTGCGGCGACACCGACCCTCGGGAAGGCCATGCTGAACAAGTACGCGCGTGCATTCTTTACGCGTGTCCTCACACCGTTCGCCGCGTTTCTCATCCGCCGGGGGGTAAGCCCCGACACGGTCACCCTCCTGGGCACGGCCGGAGTGATGGCGGGCGCGCTGGTCTTCTACCCCCGGGGAGAGTTCTTCTGGGGAACGATCGTCATCACGCTCTTCGTGTTCTCCGACCTGGTCGACGGGAACATGGCGCGCCAGCTCGGCCGCTCCAGCCGCTGGGGTGCCTTCCTGGACTCCACGCTCGACCGGGTCGCCGACGGCGCGATCTTCGGCGGCTTCGCGCTCTGGTACGCGGGCAACGGCGACGACAACGTGCTGTGCGCCGTCTCGATCTTCTGCCTCGCCAGCGGCCAGGTGGTGTCGTACACCAAGGCCCGTGGCGAGTCGATCGGCCTGCCGGTCGCGGTCAACGGTCTCGTGGAGCGTGCCGAGCGGCTGGTGATCTCGCTGGTCGCGGCGGGTCTCGCGGGCCTGCACACGTTCGGGGTGCCCGGCATCCAGGTGCTGCTGCCCATCGCGCTGTGGATCGTCGCCGTCGGCAGTCTCGTCACGCTGATCCAGCGCGTCGTCACCGTCCGCCGGGAGGCGGCCGAGGCGGACGCCGCGGCAGCGGCCCAGAGCAGTGAGGCCACCTCGTGACCAGCCTCCGTGACCGGCTGGTCGACGGTGCCTACGCCGCCGGCTGGAGCACCGTCAAGAAGCTCCCCGAGCCGGTCGCGGTGCGCCTCGGCCGGCTGATCGCCGATGTCGCCTGGAAGAAGCGCGGCAAGGGGGTGCGGCGGCTGGAGAGCAACTACGCGCGCGTGGTGCCCGACGCGACACCGCAGCGGCTCGCCGAGCTCTCCCGGGCCGGCATGCGCTCGTACCTGCGCTACTGGATGGAGTCGTTCCGGCTTCCCGCGTGGAGCGAGGAGCGGGTGCGGAACGGGTTCGAGATCGAGGACGTGCACCTCCTCACCGACGGGATCGCCTCCGACCGGGGCGTCATCCTGGCCCTTCCGCACATGGCGAACTGGGACCTCGCGGGCGCCTGGGTCACCACCGGACTGAGGACGCCGTTCACGACCGTCGCCGAGCGCCTCAGGCCCGAGTCGCTCTACGACCGTTTCGTCGCCTATCGCGAGGGCCTCGGCATGGAGGTCCTGCCGCACAGCGGCGGTGCCGCGTTCGCGACCCTGGCCAGGCGGCTGCGCGACGGCGGACTGATCTGCCTGGTCGCCGAACGGGACCTCTCCGCCTCGGGCGTCGAGGTCGAGTTCTTCGGCGAGGCGACCCGGATGCCCGCGGGACCGGCTCTGCTCGCCCAGCAGACCGGCGCGATCCTCCTGCCCGTGACGCTCTGGTACGACGACTCGCCCGTGATGCGGGGGCGGGTGCATCCGCCGGTCGAGGTCCCCGGGTCAGGTACCCGTGCCGAGAAGACGTCTGTCATGACACAGGCGTTGGCCGACGCCTTCGCCGACGGGATCGCCGACCACCCGGAGGACTGGCACATGTTGCAGCGTTTGTGGCTCAAGGACCTCGACGCCGGGAAGGCTCCCCGAGAGGGGTCCGGCACGCAGGATCCCGAGAAGAGGACCCCGTGAGGATCGGCATCGTCTGTCCGTACTCCTGGGACGTCCCGGGCGGCGTCCAGTTCCACATCCGCGACCTGGCCGAGCATCTGATCGGCCTGGGGCACGAGGTCTCCGTCCTCGCCCCCGCGGACGACGACACCCCGCTGCCGCCGTACGTCGTCTCGGCGGGCCGGGCCGTCCCGGTGCCGTACAACGGCTCGGTGGCGCGGCTGAACTTCGGCTTCCTGTCGGCCGCCCGGGTGCGGCGCTGGCTGCACGACGGCACCTTCGACGTGGTCCACATCCACGAGCCGTCCTCGCCGTCGCTGGGCCTGCTGACGTGCTGGGCCGCACAGGGCCCGATCGTCGCGACCTTCCACACCTCGAACCCGCGTTCCAGGGCGATGGTCGCCGCGTACTCGATCCTCCAGGCCGCCCTGGAGAAGATCAGCGCGCGGATCGCCGTGAGCGAGTACGCCCGGCGCACCCTCGTCGAGCACCTCGGCGGTGACGCGGTCGTCATCCCGAACGGTGTCGACGTCGACTTCTTCGCCCGCGCCAAGCCCAAGCCCGAGTGGCAGGGCGACACCATCGGCTTCATCGGCCGCATCGACGAGCCCCGCAAGGGCCTGCCGGTGCTCATGAAGGCCCTGCCGAAAATCCTGGCCGAGCGTCCGCAGACACGGCTGCTGGTCGCCGGACGCGGCGACGAGAAGGAGGCCGTGGAGTCGCTGCCCGCGGAGATGCGCTCGCGCGTGGAGTTCCTCGGCATGATCAGCGACGAGGACAAGGCCCGCTTCCTGCGCAGCATCGACCTGTACGTCGCGCCCAACACCGGCGGCGAGAGCTTCGGGATCATCCTGGTCGAGGCGATGTCCGCCGGAGCGCCGGTGCTGGCCGCGGACCTCGACGCGTTCGCCCAGGTCCTCGACCAGGGCGCTGCGGGCGAACTGTTCGCCAACGAGGACGCGGACGCCCTGGCCACCGCCGCGGTACGCCTGCTCGGCGACCCGGAGCGCAGGGCCGCACTGCGCGAGCGGGGGAGCGCCCACGTACGGCGCTTCGACTGGTCGACGGTCGGCGCGGACATCCTGTCCGTGTACGAGACGGTCACCGACGGCGCGGCCGCGGTGGCCACGGACGAACGCACCGGCCTCCGGGCCCGCTTCGGCCTGGCCCGCGACTGACCGGCCCCGCCCGGAACCGTCCGACCCGGCTCCCGGCGCGGGGCACGCCGGTCGTGCCCCGCACCGGACTCCCGGACGGGGAGGGCCCGTTCGTCCCGCGGGTCCCGGGACGCGACAGAACCCGCGCACGGCTCCCGCACCCGGTGGCCGGTCCGCCTCGCGGACGGGCACCGACCGGGCCCCGGAGGCCGGCTGCGCTCCGTGCTCCGTGCGCGGGTGCGCGGGTGGGTGTGCGCCCCTTCCCCGGTGGGACGCCGGCGGCCCACCGGGCCGACCCGGCGCGGCCCGGCCCCGCGCTCCCGGCCGGCAGGGGCGGTCGTCCGGGACGGGGCTCGGGGCACCCGCTGAACGCAACTTCCCGTGTCCGCCGGGAAGCGGGGGCGGTTCATGTTGCGCACGGGGCCGGAGGGGCCCACGCGCCCACACGGGTAGCCTTGCCGCCCGTGACCGCAACCCTCATCTGGATCCTCGTCGGCCTCGTCGCGATCGGCCTCTACCTGAGCTGGACCGCCGGGCGTCTCGACCGGCTGCACGCCCGTATCGACGCCGCCCGCGCCGCCCTCGACGCGCAGCTCCTGCGCCGGGCCTCCGTGACCCAGGAGCTGGCCACCTCCGGGGTGCTCGACCCGGCCGCCTCGATCGTGCTCTACGAAGCGGCGCACGCGGCCCGGCAGGCCGAGGAGGAGCAGCGCGAGGTGGCCGAGAGCGAGCTGAGCCAGGCCCTGCGGGCGGTGTTCGGGGAGACCCAGCAGGTCGAGGCGGTACGCCAGGT
This genomic interval carries:
- a CDS encoding phosphatidylinositol mannoside acyltransferase, translated to MTSLRDRLVDGAYAAGWSTVKKLPEPVAVRLGRLIADVAWKKRGKGVRRLESNYARVVPDATPQRLAELSRAGMRSYLRYWMESFRLPAWSEERVRNGFEIEDVHLLTDGIASDRGVILALPHMANWDLAGAWVTTGLRTPFTTVAERLRPESLYDRFVAYREGLGMEVLPHSGGAAFATLARRLRDGGLICLVAERDLSASGVEVEFFGEATRMPAGPALLAQQTGAILLPVTLWYDDSPVMRGRVHPPVEVPGSGTRAEKTSVMTQALADAFADGIADHPEDWHMLQRLWLKDLDAGKAPREGSGTQDPEKRTP
- a CDS encoding glycosyltransferase family 4 protein encodes the protein MRIGIVCPYSWDVPGGVQFHIRDLAEHLIGLGHEVSVLAPADDDTPLPPYVVSAGRAVPVPYNGSVARLNFGFLSAARVRRWLHDGTFDVVHIHEPSSPSLGLLTCWAAQGPIVATFHTSNPRSRAMVAAYSILQAALEKISARIAVSEYARRTLVEHLGGDAVVIPNGVDVDFFARAKPKPEWQGDTIGFIGRIDEPRKGLPVLMKALPKILAERPQTRLLVAGRGDEKEAVESLPAEMRSRVEFLGMISDEDKARFLRSIDLYVAPNTGGESFGIILVEAMSAGAPVLAADLDAFAQVLDQGAAGELFANEDADALATAAVRLLGDPERRAALRERGSAHVRRFDWSTVGADILSVYETVTDGAAAVATDERTGLRARFGLARD
- the pgsA gene encoding phosphatidylinositol phosphate synthase — protein: MGQPTASRGRAATPTLGKAMLNKYARAFFTRVLTPFAAFLIRRGVSPDTVTLLGTAGVMAGALVFYPRGEFFWGTIVITLFVFSDLVDGNMARQLGRSSRWGAFLDSTLDRVADGAIFGGFALWYAGNGDDNVLCAVSIFCLASGQVVSYTKARGESIGLPVAVNGLVERAERLVISLVAAGLAGLHTFGVPGIQVLLPIALWIVAVGSLVTLIQRVVTVRREAAEADAAAAAQSSEATS